Proteins encoded within one genomic window of Candidatus Epulonipiscium sp.:
- the atpB gene encoding F0F1 ATP synthase subunit A has product MISTWIVMAVLIILALVIRYSLKNFETIPKGFQNGIEAFVEIFDSFTSTTMGEHNKRFASFYGSMFLFILFSNLWGLLGFRPPTSDYATTAVMALTTFTMVQFYGIKTQGIKRYLKGFLEPMPFLLPLNIIGELANPISLSFRLFGNIAGGLVIMGLIYAALPGIFKIGIPAVLHIYFDIFAGVLQAFIFVMLSMIFVSGSIATEE; this is encoded by the coding sequence ATGATAAGTACATGGATAGTTATGGCAGTTCTTATTATTCTTGCACTAGTTATTCGTTATTCTCTTAAGAATTTTGAAACCATACCTAAGGGATTTCAAAATGGGATAGAAGCATTTGTTGAGATATTCGATTCATTTACTTCAACTACTATGGGAGAACATAATAAAAGATTTGCCTCTTTTTATGGAAGCATGTTTTTATTTATATTGTTTTCTAATTTATGGGGACTGCTTGGATTTAGACCTCCCACATCAGATTATGCCACCACTGCAGTAATGGCATTAACAACCTTTACCATGGTTCAATTTTACGGGATTAAGACTCAGGGCATAAAAAGGTATCTAAAAGGATTTTTAGAACCCATGCCATTTCTTCTTCCCTTAAATATCATCGGTGAGTTGGCAAATCCGATATCCTTGAGCTTCCGTTTATTTGGTAATATAGCTGGAGGACTTGTTATTATGGGTCTTATATATGCCGCATTGCCAGGAATATTTAAAATAGGTATCCCAGCAGTTTTACATATATATTTTGATATATTTGCAGGGGTTTTGCAGGCATTTATTTTTGTCATGTTAAGCATGATTTTTGTATCTGGCTCTATTGCGACTGAGGAGTAG
- a CDS encoding low molecular weight protein arginine phosphatase — protein MKKIIFVCTGNTCRSPMAEALAKKIIQESPLNIEVISRGISVYFPSSASNYAHVAMKEYDIDLKDHKSKGLESKDMENADLILTMTQGHKHYLLLNFPEYGKKIYTIKEFTNENGDIEDPFGGNLDSYKNCAANLNRVIKKAIKTISRTM, from the coding sequence ATGAAAAAGATAATATTTGTATGCACGGGGAATACTTGCAGGAGCCCTATGGCAGAGGCACTAGCAAAAAAAATAATACAAGAATCCCCTCTTAATATAGAAGTAATTTCAAGGGGGATTTCAGTTTATTTCCCATCAAGTGCTAGCAATTATGCTCATGTAGCGATGAAGGAATATGATATTGATTTAAAGGATCATAAATCAAAGGGTTTGGAATCCAAAGACATGGAAAATGCGGATTTGATATTAACTATGACACAGGGACATAAACATTACTTACTACTTAACTTTCCCGAATACGGGAAAAAAATATATACCATAAAAGAATTTACAAATGAAAATGGGGATATAGAGGACCCTTTTGGTGGGAATTTGGATAGCTATAAGAATTGCGCAGCTAACTTAAATAGGGTGATTAAAAAAGCAATAAAAACCATAAGTAGAACTATGTAA
- a CDS encoding threonylcarbamoyl-AMP synthase translates to MDTIIRMIDPNNIDLEIIKESANIIKSGGLVAFPTETVYGLGANALNEKSIKKIFSAKGRPSDNPLIVHISSIKELSLLVCAIPDNARILVEKFWPGPLTLVFPKSEAIPEAITGGLSTVAIRFPRNEIARRLIEYSGVPIAAPSANTSGKPSPTRASHVIEDLDGKVDMILDGGSVEVGLESTVVDISGEIPMVLRPGGITIEMLKEVMGNISVDPAILSQKSLSSIPKSPGMKYKHYAPKAKVTIVEGEIHKVIDTINNLTREKRRQDLKIGVMATKQTRDLYNADCIISVGDRENPKTIASNLFNSLRDFDEAGMDIVFSESFSYDEIGFAIMNRLEKAAAYDILKV, encoded by the coding sequence ATGGACACCATAATTAGAATGATAGACCCAAACAATATTGATTTAGAAATTATTAAAGAAAGTGCAAATATTATAAAATCCGGAGGTTTAGTTGCTTTTCCTACAGAAACCGTTTACGGATTAGGTGCTAATGCCCTTAATGAAAAAAGCATTAAAAAGATATTTTCTGCTAAGGGGAGGCCCTCTGATAACCCCCTTATTGTGCATATTTCCTCTATAAAGGAATTATCTTTATTAGTTTGTGCCATTCCCGATAATGCTCGGATTTTGGTGGAAAAATTTTGGCCAGGGCCCTTAACCCTTGTCTTTCCAAAGTCGGAAGCAATCCCAGAGGCGATTACAGGGGGGCTTTCAACTGTTGCCATAAGATTTCCCCGAAATGAAATAGCAAGGAGATTAATTGAATATTCAGGGGTTCCTATTGCTGCACCTTCTGCTAATACTTCAGGAAAACCTAGCCCGACTAGGGCTTCACATGTTATAGAGGATTTAGATGGTAAGGTTGATATGATTTTAGATGGGGGTAGTGTAGAAGTAGGACTTGAATCGACGGTAGTGGATATCAGCGGGGAAATCCCTATGGTTCTAAGACCGGGTGGTATTACCATAGAGATGTTAAAAGAAGTAATGGGGAATATATCAGTAGATCCTGCGATTCTTTCCCAAAAGAGTCTATCCTCCATCCCAAAATCTCCAGGAATGAAATATAAGCATTATGCCCCTAAGGCTAAGGTTACCATAGTAGAGGGAGAAATCCATAAGGTAATAGATACCATTAATAATCTCACGAGGGAAAAACGAAGACAAGACCTAAAAATTGGTGTAATGGCAACAAAGCAGACAAGGGATTTATACAATGCAGATTGCATAATTTCCGTTGGGGACAGGGAGAATCCAAAAACAATTGCTTCAAATCTATTTAATAGCCTAAGAGATTTTGATGAGGCAGGAATGGATATAGTTTTTTCTGAGAGCTTTTCCTATGATGAAATAGGATTTGCGATTATGAATAGATTAGAAAAAGCAGCTGCTTATGACATACTTAAGGTATAA
- the atpG gene encoding ATP synthase F1 subunit gamma, giving the protein MVASIRDIRRRIKSVDSTSQITKAMKLVATAKMQKARRNLEETRPFFNKMKSSISSIVNGSKGITHPYLREREVKKTMYIVMTSDRGLAGGYNINVSRLALQHMKKKENLEVITVGRRARDYFSRRAYTIHDSYLGISEEPKYFHAARIGEIVLELYKKQEIDEVYLVYTAFKSTINQEPEIMKLLPVDISDFGEAQNKRAALMDYEPSPEGVLDYVIPKYIKSVIFGAMVESAASEQGARMTAMDSATENAKDIIERLTVQYNRARQAEITQEITEIVGGSEALK; this is encoded by the coding sequence ATAGTGGCCTCCATACGAGATATAAGAAGACGGATCAAAAGTGTTGATAGCACCAGCCAAATAACAAAGGCAATGAAATTAGTAGCTACAGCTAAGATGCAAAAGGCTAGAAGAAACTTAGAAGAAACAAGACCGTTTTTTAATAAAATGAAAAGTAGCATTTCCTCTATTGTAAATGGTAGTAAGGGGATTACACACCCCTACCTAAGAGAAAGAGAAGTAAAAAAAACAATGTATATTGTTATGACTTCTGATAGGGGATTAGCTGGGGGATACAATATTAATGTATCTAGACTTGCCCTGCAGCATATGAAGAAAAAGGAAAACCTAGAAGTTATAACGGTCGGAAGAAGGGCAAGGGACTACTTTAGTAGGAGAGCATATACTATACATGACTCATACCTAGGGATTTCAGAAGAACCTAAGTATTTCCACGCAGCAAGAATAGGGGAAATCGTATTAGAATTATACAAAAAACAGGAAATAGATGAAGTCTATTTGGTATATACTGCGTTTAAATCAACTATTAATCAAGAACCTGAAATAATGAAGTTATTGCCTGTGGATATTTCTGATTTTGGGGAAGCACAAAATAAGAGGGCCGCCCTTATGGATTACGAACCTTCCCCGGAGGGAGTATTGGATTATGTTATTCCAAAATATATAAAGAGTGTTATTTTTGGAGCTATGGTTGAATCTGCTGCCAGTGAACAGGGGGCAAGAATGACTGCCATGGATTCAGCAACAGAAAATGCGAAAGATATAATCGAAAGATTAACAGTTCAATACAATAGAGCCCGTCAAGCAGAAATAACACAAGAGATAACAGAAATAGTAGGTGGTTCGGAGGCTTTAAAATAA
- the upp gene encoding uracil phosphoribosyltransferase, with protein sequence MAQVIVMEHPLIQHKVSMLRCKETGSKEFRELVEEIAMLMCYEATRDLPLEEITVETPVAKAKAKALAGKKLGIVPILRAGLGMVDGMLNLIPAAKVGHVGLYRDPETLEPVEYYCKLPYDAPERDIYVLDPMLATGGSASATIKFIKEKGVERIRFLCLIAAPEGVKRLKEDHPDVDIYVAALDERLNEHGYIIPGLGDAGDRLFGTK encoded by the coding sequence ATGGCGCAAGTAATCGTAATGGAACATCCACTTATTCAACACAAGGTATCCATGCTTAGATGCAAAGAAACTGGGTCAAAGGAATTTAGGGAATTGGTAGAAGAAATAGCTATGCTTATGTGCTATGAGGCTACAAGAGATTTGCCACTGGAAGAAATAACCGTGGAAACCCCTGTAGCAAAGGCAAAGGCAAAGGCATTAGCTGGTAAAAAGTTGGGTATTGTCCCTATACTCCGTGCAGGGCTTGGGATGGTAGATGGCATGCTTAATTTGATTCCGGCAGCTAAGGTTGGACATGTCGGACTATATAGAGATCCAGAAACTCTCGAGCCTGTGGAATACTACTGCAAATTACCTTATGATGCGCCAGAAAGAGATATCTATGTATTAGACCCCATGTTAGCCACAGGAGGTTCTGCTTCTGCCACTATAAAATTTATAAAGGAAAAAGGTGTAGAAAGAATTAGATTCTTATGCCTTATTGCAGCACCAGAAGGGGTTAAAAGATTAAAAGAAGATCATCCCGATGTAGATATTTATGTGGCAGCTTTAGATGAAAGGTTAAATGAGCATGGATATATTATTCCAGGTCTAGGAGATGCAGGAGACCGTCTATTTGGGACTAAGTAA
- a CDS encoding F0F1 ATP synthase subunit alpha, with amino-acid sequence MNLRPEEISAVIKKQIKNYKTQLEVADVGTVMQVGDGIVRIHGLEKAIAGELLEFPGGVYGMVLNLEEDNIGAVLLGSDEGIKEGDTVKSTGRVVEVPVGDSLIGRVVNALGQPIDGKGPISSTKYRRVERVAPGVIERKSVDTPLQTGIKAIDSMVPIGRGQRELIIGDRQTGKTAIVIDTIINQKEQNVLCIYVAIGQKASTIAQLVRTLEKHGAMDYTTIVSSTASELAPLQYIAPYAGCAMGEEWMEKGKDVLVIYDDLSKHAVAYRAMSLLLRRPPGREAYPGDVFYLHSRLLERAAKLSDENGGGSLTALPIIETQAGDVSAYIPTNVISITDGQIYLETELFNAGVRPAINPGLSVSRVGGAAQIKAMKKIAGPIRVELAQYRDLASFAQFGSELDKTTRDTLAQGERIMEVLKQPQYKPMTVEHQVLILFVVTRKHLMDVKVSLIGRFEEEFLEFIETKYSDIIEAIKQRKEIDDELEKKIDGAVKEFKTIFKND; translated from the coding sequence ATGAATCTTAGACCAGAAGAGATAAGTGCTGTTATAAAAAAGCAAATTAAAAATTATAAGACCCAGCTAGAAGTTGCCGATGTGGGAACCGTTATGCAGGTTGGGGATGGAATTGTTAGAATTCATGGATTAGAAAAGGCCATAGCAGGAGAGCTTTTAGAATTTCCTGGCGGAGTATATGGAATGGTATTAAACCTTGAGGAAGATAATATAGGAGCAGTACTTCTTGGTTCCGATGAAGGGATAAAAGAAGGTGATACAGTAAAATCTACTGGCAGAGTAGTTGAGGTTCCTGTAGGGGATAGTCTAATAGGTAGGGTAGTTAATGCCTTAGGACAACCCATTGATGGTAAAGGACCCATTTCATCTACTAAGTATAGGCGGGTAGAAAGAGTAGCACCGGGAGTTATTGAGAGAAAATCAGTAGATACCCCTTTGCAAACAGGTATCAAGGCTATTGACTCCATGGTACCCATAGGTAGGGGACAAAGAGAATTAATTATTGGAGATCGTCAAACAGGGAAAACTGCAATTGTAATTGATACAATAATAAATCAAAAAGAACAAAATGTCCTTTGTATTTATGTTGCTATTGGACAAAAAGCATCCACTATTGCACAGCTTGTTAGGACTCTTGAAAAACATGGTGCTATGGACTATACGACTATTGTTTCATCCACAGCCAGTGAACTGGCACCCCTTCAATATATAGCACCCTATGCAGGGTGTGCAATGGGAGAAGAGTGGATGGAAAAGGGTAAAGATGTTTTGGTTATATATGATGATCTTTCTAAACATGCCGTAGCATATCGTGCGATGTCATTACTTCTTAGGAGGCCACCAGGAAGAGAGGCCTATCCAGGAGATGTCTTTTATCTTCATTCTAGACTTCTTGAAAGGGCTGCCAAACTTTCCGATGAAAATGGAGGGGGCTCTTTAACGGCGCTTCCCATTATAGAAACTCAGGCAGGTGATGTTTCGGCATATATTCCTACGAACGTTATATCTATCACCGATGGGCAAATATATCTAGAAACAGAATTATTTAATGCAGGGGTTCGCCCTGCTATAAACCCAGGATTATCCGTATCCCGTGTTGGAGGAGCAGCCCAAATTAAAGCAATGAAAAAGATTGCAGGGCCAATTCGAGTAGAATTAGCTCAGTATCGTGATTTGGCATCCTTTGCTCAATTCGGCTCGGAACTTGATAAAACTACAAGGGATACTCTAGCTCAAGGAGAGCGAATTATGGAAGTATTAAAACAGCCACAGTATAAACCGATGACTGTAGAACATCAGGTTTTAATTTTATTTGTTGTTACCAGGAAACACCTGATGGATGTTAAAGTATCCTTAATAGGAAGATTTGAAGAGGAGTTCTTAGAATTTATTGAGACTAAGTATTCAGATATTATCGAAGCCATCAAGCAAAGAAAAGAAATTGATGATGAATTAGAGAAGAAGATAGATGGGGCAGTTAAAGAATTCAAAACCATATTTAAAAATGATTAG
- a CDS encoding AtpZ/AtpI family protein, whose protein sequence is MNKNRDFLAALSLISQIGMVMALPIIGCIILGNYLDIKFNTGIFFLIVFTILGVGAAFRNLFVITSKVHKNGKNRKD, encoded by the coding sequence ATGAACAAAAACAGAGACTTTTTAGCTGCTCTTTCCTTGATATCTCAAATTGGTATGGTGATGGCATTACCGATAATAGGATGTATTATATTAGGAAATTATTTAGACATTAAGTTTAATACAGGAATATTTTTTCTGATTGTATTTACTATTTTAGGAGTGGGGGCGGCATTCCGTAATTTATTCGTCATTACATCAAAAGTACATAAAAACGGAAAAAATAGAAAGGATTAA
- the atpF gene encoding F0F1 ATP synthase subunit B: protein MGGNLGGSFLEFGKQFLFSAGGQLINTLILFFILSKLLFKPLSDFMEKRTERIKEQVENAKAEEEKALKLKVEYETKLKEIQQEADNILKEARQKALQKETGILEEARKESEIIRNRALIEIEREKAKVKDEVRKQIIEVSSLMAGKFVASSIDDIKHRDLVEEAISKMGDVSWHS, encoded by the coding sequence TTGGGTGGTAATTTAGGTGGAAGTTTTCTTGAATTTGGTAAACAATTTTTATTTTCTGCAGGGGGGCAGCTGATTAATACGCTTATTTTGTTTTTTATACTTAGTAAGCTCCTATTTAAGCCACTAAGTGATTTCATGGAAAAGCGTACAGAAAGAATAAAGGAACAAGTAGAAAACGCCAAGGCAGAAGAAGAAAAAGCATTAAAATTAAAAGTTGAATATGAAACTAAATTAAAAGAAATTCAACAAGAAGCAGATAATATTTTAAAAGAAGCAAGACAAAAGGCTCTCCAAAAGGAAACCGGTATTTTAGAAGAAGCAAGAAAAGAATCTGAAATCATAAGGAATAGAGCCCTAATAGAAATAGAAAGAGAAAAAGCTAAAGTTAAAGATGAAGTAAGAAAGCAAATTATAGAAGTATCTTCATTGATGGCAGGGAAATTTGTTGCATCTTCCATAGATGATATAAAACATAGGGATTTAGTTGAAGAGGCAATTTCTAAGATGGGGGATGTGTCATGGCACAGTTAA
- a CDS encoding undecaprenyl/decaprenyl-phosphate alpha-N-acetylglucosaminyl 1-phosphate transferase, which yields MKVFQGIAVQETFLIYIIAFISAFLISLFTTPLSKIIAFKVGAVDLPKARGMHNKPMPRMGGIAIFLGFIITVFLLTPMVKAFEWKQISGLLVGSFIIFLLGFFDDIYNLNAKLKLFVQIIAALVVIYSDIRIEFVTWPFVESNTLFLEKISIPITLFWIVGITNAVNLIDGLDGLAAGISSIAAICLMILSILSPNPIGPVAAVMTAALAGSCIGFLPYNFNPAKIFMGDTGSTFLGFILAVTSVQGFIKGYTAVTITISVLILALPIFDTTFAIFRRIINRQPIMQADRGHLHHRLVDKGYSQKRAVITLYGISGGFGIIGILIAHRDTQVALGVFIAMAAALYMITKTKKEV from the coding sequence ATGAAAGTGTTCCAAGGAATAGCTGTTCAAGAAACTTTTTTAATATATATAATAGCATTTATTTCAGCTTTTTTAATCAGTCTATTTACTACCCCATTAAGTAAAATTATTGCCTTTAAGGTTGGAGCGGTAGATTTGCCGAAGGCTAGGGGAATGCATAATAAACCCATGCCTAGAATGGGTGGCATAGCTATTTTTCTTGGATTTATAATTACGGTTTTTCTTCTTACTCCTATGGTTAAAGCCTTTGAATGGAAACAAATATCGGGACTTTTAGTTGGAAGCTTCATAATATTTTTATTAGGTTTCTTTGATGATATTTATAATCTAAATGCAAAGCTTAAATTATTCGTACAGATTATAGCGGCCCTTGTAGTTATATATTCTGATATTAGAATTGAGTTTGTTACTTGGCCCTTTGTAGAAAGTAATACTCTTTTCTTAGAAAAAATTAGTATACCTATTACTTTATTTTGGATTGTAGGGATTACTAATGCTGTTAATCTTATAGATGGATTAGATGGATTAGCTGCAGGAATATCTTCTATAGCAGCAATATGCCTTATGATTTTATCTATATTATCGCCAAATCCAATAGGTCCTGTAGCAGCAGTGATGACTGCGGCTCTTGCAGGTTCCTGCATAGGTTTTTTGCCCTATAATTTTAATCCTGCAAAAATATTTATGGGAGATACGGGCTCTACATTTTTAGGATTTATATTAGCAGTTACATCAGTACAGGGATTTATCAAGGGATATACAGCAGTTACGATTACAATTTCAGTTTTAATATTGGCACTGCCAATATTTGATACTACCTTTGCAATATTTAGAAGAATTATTAATAGACAACCTATTATGCAGGCAGATAGAGGACATCTCCATCACCGTCTTGTAGATAAAGGATATTCCCAAAAAAGAGCGGTCATCACTCTTTACGGAATTAGTGGGGGATTTGGGATAATAGGTATTTTAATAGCCCATAGGGATACACAGGTTGCCCTAGGAGTATTTATAGCTATGGCAGCAGCTTTATATATGATTACAAAAACAAAAAAAGAAGTTTAA
- the atpE gene encoding ATP synthase F0 subunit C — translation MGQIDGSALILACSAVGAGLAMIAGIGPGIGQGYAAGKAAEAVGRQPEAQGDITRTLLLGDAVAESTGIYGLVVAMILLFANPLITKYLSILAG, via the coding sequence ATGGGTCAAATTGATGGAAGTGCTTTAATTTTAGCATGTTCGGCAGTAGGTGCAGGACTTGCAATGATTGCAGGGATTGGACCTGGTATAGGTCAAGGGTATGCAGCGGGTAAGGCAGCAGAAGCTGTAGGTCGTCAACCAGAAGCTCAAGGAGATATTACAAGGACTCTTCTTTTAGGTGATGCGGTAGCTGAGTCTACAGGTATTTACGGATTAGTTGTTGCTATGATTTTACTATTTGCTAATCCGCTGATTACTAAATACTTATCAATACTAGCAGGGTAA
- a CDS encoding ATP synthase subunit I: MKRLILQILGIGIIVGVIGLFFVDEPLPWIKGLAFGIIFSILRLRLMDISVKRSVRMAPQKARNYAIAQYMIRYVLTAIILMIAVLEPSISFLGVVSGLLTLKASTYLMIIGEKKKN; encoded by the coding sequence ATGAAGCGGCTCATTCTTCAGATACTGGGTATTGGCATTATCGTTGGGGTTATAGGCCTCTTCTTTGTAGATGAACCGTTACCCTGGATAAAAGGCCTTGCCTTTGGGATTATATTTAGTATTTTAAGATTAAGGCTTATGGATATCTCTGTAAAAAGGTCCGTGAGGATGGCACCACAAAAAGCACGAAATTATGCCATCGCTCAATACATGATTAGATATGTGTTAACTGCAATAATATTAATGATTGCTGTCTTAGAACCTAGCATTAGTTTTCTAGGCGTAGTTAGTGGCCTTCTTACGTTAAAAGCTTCTACCTATTTAATGATTATAGGTGAAAAAAAGAAAAATTAG
- a CDS encoding F0F1 ATP synthase subunit delta, translating to MAQLISKRYSKALFDLAIEKNAVDEFENQIHNLYQILNSEKEFMQVLQHPHILNEEKIRLVKEVFLSKISDEIMGLLILIIRKNRQEHLLEILNAFLENIKEHKGIVTAVVFSAIPLDNEQINKIKQKLVMGLKKQVQIETIVDSSLIGGLKIRVGDRVLDVSIEGKLHSLKASLYDLQLV from the coding sequence ATGGCACAGTTAATTTCAAAAAGATACTCTAAGGCATTATTTGATTTGGCAATAGAAAAAAATGCCGTTGATGAATTTGAAAATCAGATACATAACCTGTATCAGATTCTAAATTCTGAAAAGGAATTTATGCAGGTATTACAACATCCTCATATATTAAATGAGGAAAAGATAAGGCTTGTTAAAGAAGTATTTTTATCGAAAATATCTGATGAAATTATGGGACTTTTAATATTGATTATACGGAAAAATAGGCAAGAGCACCTTCTAGAAATACTAAATGCATTCCTAGAAAATATAAAAGAACATAAAGGAATTGTAACCGCAGTAGTATTTTCGGCTATTCCTTTAGATAATGAACAAATAAATAAAATCAAGCAAAAATTAGTAATGGGATTAAAAAAACAGGTACAAATCGAAACCATAGTTGATTCATCACTTATTGGAGGATTGAAAATTCGGGTTGGCGACAGGGTTTTAGATGTAAGTATTGAAGGAAAACTTCATTCGTTAAAAGCCAGTCTATATGATTTGCAACTCGTGTAA
- a CDS encoding cytidine deaminase: MRPGWDEYFMEIVDLVKKRSTCLRRQVGALIVKERRILSTGYNGAPTGCSHCEEIGCLREKLNIPSGQRHELCRALHAEQNAIVQAAMHGVSVLGGTLYVTHQPCVMCAKMAINAGIKRIVFRGDYPDELSMELLKEAGIDIVSF; encoded by the coding sequence ATGAGGCCGGGATGGGACGAGTACTTTATGGAGATTGTGGATTTAGTAAAAAAAAGGTCGACTTGTCTTAGAAGACAGGTAGGTGCATTAATTGTTAAGGAAAGAAGAATTTTATCAACCGGTTATAATGGGGCTCCTACAGGATGTTCTCATTGTGAAGAAATAGGATGCCTGAGGGAAAAATTAAATATCCCTTCAGGACAAAGACATGAATTGTGCAGAGCTCTTCATGCAGAACAAAATGCTATTGTTCAGGCAGCTATGCATGGAGTATCTGTCCTAGGGGGAACTTTATATGTAACCCATCAACCTTGCGTCATGTGTGCTAAAATGGCTATAAATGCAGGAATTAAGAGAATAGTGTTTAGAGGGGATTATCCCGATGAATTATCTATGGAACTTTTAAAAGAAGCAGGTATTGATATTGTTTCCTTCTAA
- the wecB gene encoding UDP-N-acetylglucosamine 2-epimerase (non-hydrolyzing), with the protein MSIKVMSVFGTRPEAIKMAPVVKELEKADGIKSIVCVTAQHREMLDQVLDIFKLEPDYDLDIMKSRQSLMDITIRALERLDDTMKKVSPDIVLVHGDTSTTFVGALAAFYNKIRVGHVEAGLRTYDKYQPFPEEMNRKLTTSLADLHFAPTALAKSHLLKEDIPKEQIFVTGNTVIDALKTTIEEDYTFGVELLNNIDYAKKRVITMTAHRRENLGEPLRNICKAVYKLVETFEDIEVVYAVHKNPAVREVAYEILGNHPRIHLIDPLDMKDMHNLMNLSYLVMTDSGGLQEEVPSMKKPVLVLRNVTERPEGIEAGTLKLAGTNEDKIFDMAYTLLTNKKEYNKMTSVQNPFGDGNASTRIVEAILYSFEMKKERPKDF; encoded by the coding sequence ATGTCAATAAAGGTAATGAGTGTTTTTGGGACGAGACCTGAAGCTATAAAAATGGCACCCGTAGTAAAAGAATTAGAAAAAGCAGATGGGATAAAAAGTATTGTATGCGTGACAGCACAACATAGAGAAATGTTAGACCAGGTATTAGATATTTTCAAGTTAGAACCTGATTACGATTTGGATATTATGAAATCGAGGCAGAGCCTTATGGATATAACAATTCGTGCCTTAGAGCGTTTGGATGATACGATGAAAAAAGTGTCACCGGATATAGTTTTAGTTCATGGTGATACTAGCACAACTTTTGTAGGAGCCTTAGCTGCATTTTACAACAAAATAAGAGTGGGCCATGTTGAGGCAGGATTAAGAACATATGATAAGTATCAGCCATTTCCAGAGGAAATGAATAGAAAGCTTACAACTTCCCTAGCTGATCTTCATTTTGCACCTACCGCCCTAGCTAAGAGCCATCTACTAAAAGAAGATATTCCAAAAGAGCAAATTTTTGTTACAGGAAATACGGTTATAGATGCATTAAAGACTACCATAGAGGAAGACTATACCTTTGGAGTAGAACTTTTAAATAATATAGACTATGCTAAAAAGCGAGTAATTACAATGACAGCCCATAGAAGGGAAAACTTAGGGGAACCCCTAAGAAATATCTGTAAGGCTGTATACAAATTGGTAGAAACCTTCGAAGATATAGAGGTTGTTTATGCTGTACATAAAAATCCTGCTGTTAGGGAAGTCGCTTATGAAATTTTAGGAAATCATCCAAGAATCCATTTAATAGATCCCTTAGATATGAAGGATATGCACAATTTAATGAATTTATCCTATCTTGTAATGACTGATTCAGGAGGATTACAAGAGGAAGTGCCTTCTATGAAAAAACCAGTATTAGTCCTTAGAAATGTAACAGAAAGACCGGAAGGGATAGAAGCGGGAACCTTAAAATTGGCAGGAACTAACGAAGATAAAATATTTGACATGGCATATACATTGCTTACCAATAAAAAAGAATACAATAAGATGACAAGTGTTCAAAATCCATTTGGGGATGGTAATGCATCTACAAGGATTGTAGAGGCAATACTTTATTCATTTGAAATGAAGAAGGAAAGACCCAAAGACTTTTAA
- the rpiB gene encoding ribose 5-phosphate isomerase B: MLAIGSDHGGYELKQEIIRYLEEKNISYKDVGCYSAEACDYSEFGKSVANLIIEGICEKGIIICGTGIGISIAANKVKGIRAALCHDCFSAQAAREHNNANILAMGARVIGPGHALKVIETFLGTEFSNEERHIRRIGQIEG, translated from the coding sequence ATGCTAGCAATAGGAAGTGACCATGGAGGGTATGAACTAAAACAAGAGATAATAAGATATTTGGAGGAAAAAAACATCAGTTATAAAGATGTAGGATGTTACAGTGCAGAGGCCTGTGATTATTCAGAGTTTGGTAAGAGTGTGGCTAATCTTATTATAGAGGGAATTTGTGAAAAGGGAATAATTATTTGCGGCACCGGAATAGGAATTTCTATTGCAGCCAATAAGGTAAAGGGGATTCGTGCTGCCTTATGTCATGACTGTTTTTCTGCCCAAGCGGCAAGGGAACATAATAATGCCAATATATTGGCTATGGGAGCAAGGGTTATAGGTCCTGGTCATGCCCTTAAAGTTATAGAAACATTTTTAGGAACAGAATTTTCCAATGAAGAGAGACATATTCGCCGTATAGGACAGATAGAAGGATAA